A single genomic interval of Lathyrus oleraceus cultivar Zhongwan6 chromosome 7, CAAS_Psat_ZW6_1.0, whole genome shotgun sequence harbors:
- the LOC127101556 gene encoding glucan endo-1,3-beta-glucosidase 13, translating into MRKKLWFFLFLAFMECCYLGMARGIVVQEKSDAVIPVPVGAVSAPPEGNTTFIDGTTWCVALAGVSQADLQNALDWACGLGMADCKAIQKDGPCFQPDTLVSHASFAFNSYYQTNGNSDIACNFGGTASLTKLNPSYGNCAYSSPGSVGSSASLGKHNQSLVWLKLTILLLFTYYWV; encoded by the exons ATGAGAAAGAAACTATGGTTTTTTCTCTTCCTGGCTTTCATGGAATGTTGTTATCTTG GCATGGCTAGGGGAATTGTAGTGCAAGAGAAATCAGATGCAGTGATTCCAGTTCCGGTGGGAGCAGTGTCAGCGCCACCAGAGGGAAACACAACATTCATTGATGGAACAACATGGTGTGTGGCACTTGCTGGTGTTTCACAAGCTGACTTACAGAATGCTCTAGATTGGGCTTGTGGACTTGGAATGGCTGATTGTAAAGCTATACAGAAAGATGGACCTTGTTTTCAACCAGACACGCTTGTTTCTCATGCGTCTTTTGCTTTCAACAGCTATTATCAAACTAATGGGAACTCTGATATTGCTTGCAATTTTGGAGGAACTGCTTCTTTGACAAAATTGAATCCCA GTTATGGAAATTGTGCCTATTCATCACCTGG ATCTGTTGGTTCTTCTGCTTCATTGGGAAAACATAACCAAAGTTTAGTGTGGTTGAAACTCACTATTTTGTTACTCTTTACATACTATTGGGTGTGA